The sequence CATTACCCCTGTCAATTATTATGGATTAATTATATAACATAATTTTCCATATTTCTACAAGAACGTAGGTTCTTACAAAGGGGTGTTTTACATCTTGAACGCATAAATATTTCCTTTTTTTAGTATATCTATTTGATACATACTTGTTAATATCCAACGTCTTTGAAACGCTGATATTATATATACTTTAGAACATGCATTAACAGCACACAAAATCAGGCTTTTGCATACTGTGAGGAATGGTGCTCGTTGAACATTCCCTATCCTTTATGACTTTATCCCGACATTGCTTTCGCAATTGCTACCATCGGATTATATGCCACGACATAGCGTAGATAGGGTTAGCTGCTTCGTTGGTGATTGTACTTCTGTCGGGAATTATTTTTTATCCCTAGAAATCTCACTCCGGTGTATAAACCGTTTGACTTATTTGCCTTATTTTTCGGCTTCTTCTAAAATAGAAGAGTAGTGAGCGTTACACTTTCAAGCAATTAATCCTCTTTTTATTTTAAAACTTTCGTCTCTAGGAATTGTATATACCGCCATTATGGTATTTTCTTCCCCTAGATAGCCCAACTAAATCCCTCGGAAAGATTTAAGTGTAACTCTTATTTCAGAGTCAAGCGAAGTTTTTTACGAATGATGCAATACCTGCACCAGACACAAGTGTTGGCAAAATGCCAAAGTTTCGAATTAATTCAGTAAATACATTGTTTAATGTTGTTCCAGATTCTATAAGTACTTTTAAGAAGTTGGAATTTACAACAGTATTAGATAATGTCTGGAATGAAGCATTTAGTTGCTGTAATTTCGCATCTAAACTCTCAGCCCATCGATCTTGCTCTTGTTGAGCAGATCCATCTGCATTCATTGCTGCACTTAAAGCTTTTTGAATTTGTCCAGATTGGAAAGCCGTAAGAATGGCAGCACCTTGATTTGCCCTCTGTTTCCCAAACATGAGTTCTAAGAGCGTAGATTTATCTAAATCGTTTACATCTTTCCATGCTTTTGAAACTTCCTCTAAAATTTGGTAAGTACTTTTTAGTTTACCATTCTGTTCATCAAGAATATTTACTTGGCCTTTGGTGAGGTTGTAAATTTGAGTCTGGTTTTTACTTACACTATTAATATCCTCATAGGCTTCACCAATTTCTTCAAGTTTACCTTTCATGGAAGCCAATCGAAGAGAAGCGACCTTGAGCATATTTCCTAGCTCCCCAACTTCTTGAGTGATCTCCCCGCCACCAGTAAGCATAGCCACCGTCTGTTCAAGGGTATTCCCCTGTAAAGCTAACGCAGAAGCTGAGTTTTTAACACCTTCTCCGATACCTTTTGAGGTTACAGCGAACTCATTACCTAATTTATTGTAAATGTCTATCAGTTTAATACTATCTGAGGTTTGAAGATTAAAACCCTTAAGCGCGGTGACCATGTCAGAGACAGCAGTGTCATCATCGACCTCTCCAACGTTGGAGTAAATAGACGAGATTTTGGCTAAGTTAGCGCTTTGGTCAATTGAATATCCTAATTTGGCCCAGTTTGCCGTTTGTTCAACTAAACTAGATACAGATCTTCCCAATGTTTGCGCATCTTTATTCGCATTAGTAAGAAAACTTCTATATTTTGATTCTGTTTCATCTGTAACCTTATAAAGGTTTGTCATAGCAGTATTAATTTCTATGACATTCTTTGGCATTTGCCTCAGAAGTTGTACAACGGTAGCAATACTTCCCGTAACCAACGCCCACTCTCCAAATTTCTGGCCGGCGGCAGCGAATGTGTCACCTATACTTTTACCAGTCACTCCTAAAGCGTCTGCTTCGGCTTTTACACCTCTGAACCGTTTTTGTAGATTACCGAAATCTGATTTATTATCGATTTCTTTCAGTTTGATAAGTAATTCATCAAGCGTACCACCAAATTCTTTTTCGGCGGCTGAGTTAACTCTACGCCACGCTTGTATCTGATTAGTAAAAGTAATTTTGTCAATTTCTTTTAAACCATCTCTAGCCTTAAATATTTGGTTGGCATATTTTTTAGCGGTTTTGTCATCAAGTTCCACGTCGAATTTAAGTTTATATTGTTCTTTTACCTGTGCAATTAATTTTGGTAATTGCTCATTCTTCAATTTCGATGAGTCAATCATAGTTTGAAGAATGAGAGAAATATTGTCGGCCATGTAACACCCCTTTCATATTTTTTGACATAAAAATAACTGCCACACAAAAGGAGAGGCAGTAGTAATAGTAATGTTTTTATATTTTTGATTTACAAGCAAAGTGGGATTTTATTAGATATTATATTTATCTTTTGCTTCCCTTAATTTCTTTTTATCTTGACGAAGATAAAATTTCTTAGTTACATCAAGCCCCGAATGGTTCAATAGTTCACTTATTTGTTCTATTGGGCAGCCCGCAAGTTTGAGGAGCTGACTACCTGAATGCCTAAAATCATGCGGATGCAATGTTGGTACATTTATCATTAATCCGATTTTCTTTGCCCACTCAGTCAGCGTAGTTGTGTTTATTGGCTGAAGTTTCCCTCCATAATTTGAGTAAAATATCCAACCTCCATCTATGATATCATTGGCTTCACGATATTCTTTTAACTCAGATAGGAGAGTGGCAACCTCTTCGTTAAAGTACAATGTTACAATTTTACCTTCTTTTTCAAGAACGTCATTACATGTTCTTTCCTCAAAATCTACTTGATCCCAACGAATACTAGATACAGCGGTGACTCTAGCCATAGTAGACAGAGAAAACAGTGCATACAATTGAAGTTCTCTGCAATTCAACTTCTCTGTATCCTTATATTCCTGTAATTTATCTCTCATTAAGGAAACTTGATCTTGTGTTAAGAAAGTTTGTACGGCTATATCGGTGTCCTTTTGTGGTCTATCAATAAAATCCATCGGATTTTCTGAGATAACTTTTTTCTTTCTAAGAAATTTATAGAAAGCTGAGATAGAAGACATACGCCTTTTCATTCTACGAGAATTATTTCCTTCGGTCTTACAATAATAAAAGAACTCTGTAAGATCATCTTCATCTAATTCAGTAATGCATTGGTTTCCTTGATTATCGTATATGTAAATAAACCAATGACTTAAATCATTATCGTATCCTTTCATGGTCTTTTCCGATAATTCTCGTAGCTCCATATCCATCTTATACTTTTTATATAATTTCTTTGTTTCGGTGTTGACATTTTTTAACTTTTCCTCATTAAAAAAATGTATACGTTTACTGCGCTCTGCCATACAAATCACTTCCTTTCATTTTTCATACAAAAAGCGCCCATACCTGTTACAGCATGAGCGCCTAAAATCTAAAACAAATCAGTATTTAATTAGAAAATACAGCTTTAAAAAATCTTGGGTAAACTTCCCATTTGGCCTCTGGATACTTTTCGATATTCTTATCTACAAGATCATGAACTTCTTGAATCGTGCCCTTATTCTCATCAACATGAATAATTTTGCCGCCAGTAACTCCAATCTCCTCACAAATCACATTATAATACATCTTCTCAGACATATTACTCCCCCTTTTCTTTTTCACAATATTCCGTATATTCTACTAAGTCATCTAATGTCACATTTAAAGCATATGCCAATTTACACAACGTTAATACGCTAGGAATGGCTTGCTCATTCTCAATCCTACTGATTGTCGACCTATCAACCCCCGATTTCTGCTCAAGTTCTCTTATTGATATACCTTTTTCTATTCTTACGTCACGTAATTTTATAAACATGCAAACACCTCTACAATTTAGTAGTATCCATAGTATTTGCACAAGCAATAAATTTATTAATGACATAATATCACATAATTTCCCAAAAGTCGGTTGTTAGAAAGCAACCATTAATTACATTATCTAATATGTGTTTTTCAAACATTAGTGTAAATTATCAATATTACAATATTTACATAGCCCAGTCACTTCATCTTCTGATCGAGCAATATCCTCTCCACATATATTGCAATAATGCCTTTCGACTCTATAACATGGGCAGGAGTCATATAAACAAGGAAGACCACAATCGTAGCACTCAGATTCGTATTTTACCAAAACATTATCTCCTTATTTAATTGTCAGGCCAGCAGTACTACTCAAATACTTCTTGAAATCTACAAATAAATCATAAATACCACCATGGTTCACAGAGTCTACAAAAGACTGCCAAAAGTCTCCGTCTGTTACAGCGATAGACTCCTGTCCATGTATACCGCTTCTCATCAAGTCCCAAACGTCTTCTACGGTATCACCGGGAATAGATGAAACTGTTCCTGTAATGGGATTTTTCCACTTTGCCGGGTCATATGATACTTTACTTGGATCGAGATAGATTTCCATAGATATGGTTTTACCTGACATTTTTATATTACTGACCATAATAGCATTAATAATTCTGTACTGTCTTTCGTACATTTCTGGCTCAAATTTATCATAAAATTCACTGTAAATAAATTGCTCCAAATATCTTGGAAGATCTTCCTGCAACTGTTTATATTTAGCAACAATCATTTTAATAATATAATTATCAATTTCACTTGGACTGATAGTTTTGCCCATATTATTTTACAGCCTTTAATTCAGCCATCTTTTCTGCATGAGCATTTTCACTTATGGTCTTGTAATAGTCAGAGGTTAACTCTGGATTATTAGCCACCTTTGAGATGTTGTCCATGAATTTCTTCATGTCATCTGGGTTGAAGTTTCCGGTGAATCCAGACATTGATTTAATTATCTCTTGCTGTTCAAGCGTTACCTGTTTCTGTAGCTCCATGAGGTCACTATACTGATTTAACAGCAGAATAGTAAGCGCCTTCTTTGCCTGGTTGTATTCTTTTCTTGCAATAAAATATTCTTTAATTTTCTTAAACATATTTATTCTCCCTTAATCTTTTTATATTTTTTACATGCACCATCAATAATTTCTTCTTGTACGCGCCCTTCTTTTGCCTGTTTCAAAATACTGCAATTTCGTTTATATCTGGTACAACCGATGCAATTAGATTCAAAATTTTCTAATTGTGAAATATCATTAAATATTCCTATGTAGTCAACAGGACAAATCGTAATTTCTATTCTAGGATTTTTACCATCGTAATAAATTCCTTGTACGCGTTCGCATAATTGAGTGTCATCTATCCATACACAACCAGTATCAGTGATTGCATCTGCCAGACACTTAAAAACATTGTTTGCATCCATATCTGTTCTTGGAAAGTAAAAAACACAGTCCATGTAGTAATGACTGTATTTATTATCTGAAATTATCCAATTTTGTTTTATAACTTGCTCTTTCACGTATTTTGCAAATTCCTTTTGATATTTTGATGCTTCTGGCTTTTTATAGCTTACAGCCATAGGTTTTCCATTTTTCAAAATCCCGCGCCAACCAAGATAATGGTTTACTGAAGGAGGAATGGGAGATATTAATTCTAATTTATTAATTTTGTCACCTCATATTATCCATTAAAATAGGACAGAAGAGTAATGATTACTCGACTGTCCATCAACTACTTACCATTTAAAATTTGGTAGGATTTGATACAGAATTGTTACAATGATCCCACCTATGAATACCCACCATGCTTTTTCTTTGATATTATCCATGAACCTTTTTGTTTCTTTCGCTGGACGATTTTCAATTTCTGTTACTTTGGTGGTAAGTGCATCTTGCCCGGATTTTACTTCACTTATATCTTCTCGTAACTGAGTGCGTAATTGCATCATTGAATTCGTTAGGTTCTCTACTGAATTGACTAATTTATAGATGACTTTTTGTTCACCTTTAAGATCTTTTATATCGTCTTCGCAAGTTTTTATGCGTCTATCTTGTTCTCCGATTTTTACACTTGCATTTTCAACCTTCACAGCAAGTTCAGGATACTTTTCATCCATATGCCACCCCCCTAGAAAACTTTGAAATGGCTAGTATTTGGATTGATTTCCTCCTTGCCTTCCCAAATTCCATCTTTATTTATAAAATAATATACATCATTCTTACTCTTCGATTTCACATATGCATTAGTTACCATTTCTCCGGAATTACAAAAGTAATACCACTTGCCTTCGTATTCAAACCACTGGTTTGCAAGCATGGCGCAATTGCTATCAAAGTAGTACCAGCTCTCATTATGCTTGTACCAGTCGCCTTGAACAGCGAATCCGTTATCCCCAAGGAAGAAACTCCAATAATCATTACCGTCAGTTTTAGAAGTCCATCTATACCA is a genomic window of Lacrimispora sphenoides containing:
- a CDS encoding phage tail tape measure protein, with amino-acid sequence MADNISLILQTMIDSSKLKNEQLPKLIAQVKEQYKLKFDVELDDKTAKKYANQIFKARDGLKEIDKITFTNQIQAWRRVNSAAEKEFGGTLDELLIKLKEIDNKSDFGNLQKRFRGVKAEADALGVTGKSIGDTFAAAGQKFGEWALVTGSIATVVQLLRQMPKNVIEINTAMTNLYKVTDETESKYRSFLTNANKDAQTLGRSVSSLVEQTANWAKLGYSIDQSANLAKISSIYSNVGEVDDDTAVSDMVTALKGFNLQTSDSIKLIDIYNKLGNEFAVTSKGIGEGVKNSASALALQGNTLEQTVAMLTGGGEITQEVGELGNMLKVASLRLASMKGKLEEIGEAYEDINSVSKNQTQIYNLTKGQVNILDEQNGKLKSTYQILEEVSKAWKDVNDLDKSTLLELMFGKQRANQGAAILTAFQSGQIQKALSAAMNADGSAQQEQDRWAESLDAKLQQLNASFQTLSNTVVNSNFLKVLIESGTTLNNVFTELIRNFGILPTLVSGAGIASFVKNFA
- a CDS encoding tyrosine-type recombinase/integrase; this translates as MAERSKRIHFFNEEKLKNVNTETKKLYKKYKMDMELRELSEKTMKGYDNDLSHWFIYIYDNQGNQCITELDEDDLTEFFYYCKTEGNNSRRMKRRMSSISAFYKFLRKKKVISENPMDFIDRPQKDTDIAVQTFLTQDQVSLMRDKLQEYKDTEKLNCRELQLYALFSLSTMARVTAVSSIRWDQVDFEERTCNDVLEKEGKIVTLYFNEEVATLLSELKEYREANDIIDGGWIFYSNYGGKLQPINTTTLTEWAKKIGLMINVPTLHPHDFRHSGSQLLKLAGCPIEQISELLNHSGLDVTKKFYLRQDKKKLREAKDKYNI
- a CDS encoding helix-turn-helix domain-containing protein, whose product is MFIKLRDVRIEKGISIRELEQKSGVDRSTISRIENEQAIPSVLTLCKLAYALNVTLDDLVEYTEYCEKEKGE